From the Synergistaceae bacterium genome, the window AGCTGTGCTAGGCCTGTCTATCTTCACCGGCTTCACGGGACTCTTCTCCCTCGGGCACGCGGCGTTCGTCGCGGTGGGGGCCTACACATCGGCGGTGTTGACCTACTACTACTTCGTGAACTACTACCTCGCGCTGGCGGCGGGAGCCCTGGCGGCGGGGGCCGCCAGCCTGATAATCGGCACCCCGACGCTACGGGCAAAGCTGCGCAGCGACTACTTCGCGATCGCAGTGCTTGGATTCGGCGAGGCGCTTCGCGTGCTGCTGGAGAATCTGGAGATCACCAACGGCGCGCGAGGTCTGCCGGGGATCGACGGCTTCACGACGTTGCCCGTTGTCGCGGTGTGCCTCGCGGGTGGCGTGCTGGTGGCCAGGAACTTCCTGCGCTCCAGGTGGGGGGTCGCGTGCATCGCGATAAGGGAGGACCCGGTCGCGGCGGAGACGGCCGGAGTGCGCCTCTTCAGGACGAGACTGCTATCGC encodes:
- a CDS encoding branched-chain amino acid ABC transporter permease, with the protein product MDYILSIVVLGGINMIAVLGLSIFTGFTGLFSLGHAAFVAVGAYTSAVLTYYYFVNYYLALAAGALAAGAASLIIGTPTLRAKLRSDYFAIAVLGFGEALRVLLENLEITNGARGLPGIDGFTTLPVVAVCLAGGVLVARNFLRSRWGVACIAIREDPVAAETAGVRLFRTRLLSLVVSAVYCGLSGGLLAHFLSFIQPQMFTLVQSTQLLAAVIAGGMGSISGPLIASFVFIALPEALRVAQMWRLVAYGLLLVLIMAFRPQGLLGYSELSSLFRSRRRAAKEGEGS